Within Fervidobacterium thailandense, the genomic segment TTTTTGTGATTTACTTACCTCTTCCTTGTTTGCGGCAATTTGAGTGGACAATTCTTTGACGGCTGAGTCAAGTTTCTGATCCTGCATGGATATCTTCGCATTCGTTGCATTCAATTCTTCGCGAATTTTTGCCATGGCTTCCTCAAACTCGTCTCTACCAACCTTTGACTCGCTCAACACTTGCTCAACACTAAGAATCTGGTCCTCCAAGAGCGATACTTTGATTTCCAGTACCTCAATACGTTCAAGGGCTTCATTTCTAAAGTTTACCACAAAATCGTTCAGCGTGTCAAGTTTTACCGAGATTTCCGAAACTTGTTCTTGGAGTCCCAAAATGGCGTCCGTGAGCATTTCTTGGACGGAATTCAATCTTTCTTCGAGATCCTTTATTCCCGCTTTCAAAGCCTCAAGCTCACTTGACAGCCCCTCACACCGCTCGGCCATCTCCATCCTTAACTGGTCGACCATTACGTCGGTGTAGGCCGTTGCGGACGTTTCAACCTCTTTTATCTCCTCGGAAAGCCCATACACGATATCCCTGATCGCGGGTAAACCCGTTGCCAACGTGCTCTCGATGTTGAGTAACCGAACTTCAAGTTCAGACAAATTTTGAGCAAGCTCCTCCACGTTCTGTTTTAACTGAGCCAAGTTGACTTCTTTCTGGTTACCTTCGGAATCGGTGTAAACGAACTTGTCGGAAAGGTTGTTAACAAGCTCATAGAGCTTTATAATGTCACTCTCGTGGAGCTCGAGGTTGATGAGCGCATCCTGGAGTTGCACCCTGAGTTCCTCTATCGCCTGCTCCAGAGTCTCCCTTGTCTGCTCGAGGGCTTCTTGGGAAGCCTTCGTTCCCGTTGTTTCGTACACAAGGTCGACGTACTCTCTAACCTGGTCTAAAAGACTGTTGAGTCTTTCAATCTCTTCGTAGAGGGACTCAATATCAGCTTTATCGGCTTTGGAATTTACCGTAATCTCGACTTTGTTCTTCAGCGTTTCGATATCGTTTTTCAGAGTGGCAAGGTCGTTCCTCAGAGTGGTAACAGTCCCTTCAACAGAGCTAATCTTCGCGGTAGGAATGTTTAAAAGCTCCTTCATCACACCGTCCAAGTAGTTCAACGTTCTAACGATGAGGAGAGCTATCTGGTACCTCGTAACCGATTCGTCACCTCGATAAGTCCCATCTGGAAAACCAGTAACGATACCAATTTCCGCCAAGCGTTTGACGTACTCCTCGGCCCAGTGTCCCTTTGGAATGTCCCTGAAACTGGCAAAGATCGTTAGAGCGGTAGCAAGCAATGCAACGATAAATATCTTTTTCATCGTTATACCCCCTCTCCTTTTGTCTTGCCCACTAAACATTACACCCTTTTGACAACCGTATTATACCACAAAATATTTCGGTTTTGCAAATATCTTTTCATTTTTCGTGCAAGTTGCGTGGAAGCTTGGAAGTCTAAATTCCCAAAACCCTTATAAAAACACGCTTTCCGATACGCAAGATGTGTTCGCCGACGATTTCCACGGAAGACTTGAAGTTGTCGATTCTGTTGCTGTCCCAGTACACACCGCCTTGCATTATTAGACGCTTAATTTCGCTTCTCGAACCGATGTTGAGTTTTTCAAGGAGATCGACAACGTTGTAGCTACCTTTTGGTACTTGTACTTGAGGCATTTCGTCTGGAATCTCTTTTTTCTGGAAGACGGTCACAAAATACTCCTCAGCCTCTTTCGCTTTTTCTTCCCCGTGGAACTGTTTTACTATTTCACGCGCAAGCCACATTTTGTAATCTCTTGGGTTGACAAGCTTTTCCGAGATTTCCCGTTCCATCTTCGTCAAAACTTCTTCCGGAGTATCGGTCAACAACCGAGCGTACTTGACGATGAGCTCGTCGGGAATTGACATGACTTTACCGTACATGTCTTTTGGCTCGTCAGTGAATCCGATGTAGTTGTTGTAACTCTTGCTCATCTTCAATTTGCCATCCGTTCCCTCGATGATGGG encodes:
- a CDS encoding S-layer homology domain-containing protein translates to MKKIFIVALLATALTIFASFRDIPKGHWAEEYVKRLAEIGIVTGFPDGTYRGDESVTRYQIALLIVRTLNYLDGVMKELLNIPTAKISSVEGTVTTLRNDLATLKNDIETLKNKVEITVNSKADKADIESLYEEIERLNSLLDQVREYVDLVYETTGTKASQEALEQTRETLEQAIEELRVQLQDALINLELHESDIIKLYELVNNLSDKFVYTDSEGNQKEVNLAQLKQNVEELAQNLSELEVRLLNIESTLATGLPAIRDIVYGLSEEIKEVETSATAYTDVMVDQLRMEMAERCEGLSSELEALKAGIKDLEERLNSVQEMLTDAILGLQEQVSEISVKLDTLNDFVVNFRNEALERIEVLEIKVSLLEDQILSVEQVLSESKVGRDEFEEAMAKIREELNATNAKISMQDQKLDSAVKELSTQIAANKEEVSKSQKEAEVLKKELEKSKKESEELRTIATVGAVTGVIGFILGVISVGKVFGWW